A genomic segment from Vagococcus zengguangii encodes:
- the tpx gene encoding thiol peroxidase, whose protein sequence is MIVTRKGTPYELTGNTVETGNKAPEFTLNNLEDQAVSLADLLAKPLLISVVPDIDTSVCSIQTKQFNTQAGNVEGIQLVTISKNTKEEQANWCAAEGVNMEMLHDEALTFGELYGIKMADLGVLARSIFVVDTDGTLVYQEIVPEMVDEPDYTAALDAVKALVK, encoded by the coding sequence ATGATCGTAACGAGAAAAGGAACACCATATGAATTAACAGGAAATACAGTTGAAACAGGTAACAAGGCACCTGAATTTACATTAAATAATTTAGAGGACCAAGCAGTAAGTTTAGCAGATTTATTAGCAAAACCTCTATTAATTAGCGTGGTACCAGATATTGATACAAGTGTTTGTAGCATTCAAACGAAACAATTTAATACGCAAGCAGGTAACGTTGAAGGCATTCAATTAGTGACGATTTCAAAAAATACCAAAGAAGAGCAAGCAAATTGGTGTGCCGCTGAAGGCGTGAATATGGAAATGTTGCACGATGAAGCCTTAACTTTTGGCGAACTATACGGTATTAAAATGGCTGACTTAGGTGTCTTAGCGCGTTCAATTTTTGTGGTTGATACAGACGGGACCTTAGTCTATCAAGAAATCGTGCCGGAAATGGTCGATGAGCCAGATTATACCGCTGCATTAGACGCAGTCAAAGCATTAGTAAAGTAA
- a CDS encoding bifunctional folylpolyglutamate synthase/dihydrofolate synthase has translation MTYEEALLWIHNRLKFGSRPGLIRVEALLERIGNPHVGLPIVHIGGTNGKGSTVAFLRGLLEGQGLRVGTFTSPFITTFNERISINQQPISDESLIRLVERVKPLAEEMDQNTEIAGITEFELITVLMFLHFKEQQVDVALVEVGLGGLLDSTNVIVDPLATAITTIGLDHMDILGDTLEKIAVQKAGIIKPHAPVIIGDLPIEARDVMIDVARNKEAPAFIFDESYGYQELGGAGFEFWTGESRLQLTQPLIGHHQFHNASVALMTYFAIAPQLGLSQDQTLLQSALDKVRWPGRMEVMSHEPLIVIDGAHNEPAVKVLVDNIQRDFVDKKVTILFAAINTKDISSMLTMLREAVDNRLYMTTFDYPSAVPISKYVDKFPSEQLHADWPTAFETLKGELSPDDVLIVTGSLYFISQVRDYITKSEGNT, from the coding sequence ATGACGTACGAAGAAGCACTTTTGTGGATTCACAATCGTTTAAAATTCGGGTCACGTCCGGGACTTATCCGCGTTGAAGCTTTATTAGAACGAATAGGGAATCCACATGTTGGACTCCCTATTGTTCATATAGGGGGAACCAACGGGAAAGGTTCAACAGTTGCTTTTTTAAGAGGATTACTAGAAGGGCAAGGATTGCGTGTAGGCACGTTTACCTCACCGTTTATTACGACGTTCAACGAGCGTATTAGCATTAATCAACAACCAATTAGCGATGAATCATTGATTCGTTTAGTAGAACGCGTGAAGCCTTTGGCTGAGGAGATGGATCAAAATACAGAAATTGCGGGTATTACAGAGTTTGAACTGATAACTGTTTTGATGTTTTTACATTTCAAAGAGCAACAGGTCGATGTCGCGTTAGTGGAAGTTGGTCTAGGCGGTTTACTGGATTCAACAAACGTAATAGTGGACCCTCTAGCGACCGCTATCACAACAATTGGCTTGGATCACATGGATATACTAGGTGATACGTTAGAAAAAATTGCCGTTCAAAAAGCTGGTATTATTAAGCCACATGCACCAGTGATAATTGGGGATTTACCAATCGAAGCACGTGACGTCATGATAGACGTGGCCCGTAACAAAGAAGCACCAGCCTTTATCTTTGACGAATCATATGGTTATCAAGAATTAGGTGGAGCAGGTTTTGAGTTTTGGACAGGGGAATCCCGCTTACAGTTGACACAGCCATTAATTGGGCATCATCAATTTCATAATGCTTCGGTAGCGTTAATGACCTATTTTGCGATAGCACCTCAATTAGGACTAAGCCAAGATCAAACACTATTACAAAGTGCTTTAGATAAAGTTAGATGGCCGGGACGAATGGAAGTGATGAGTCACGAGCCGTTAATTGTGATTGATGGGGCACATAACGAACCCGCCGTTAAGGTATTGGTAGATAATATTCAGCGAGACTTTGTTGATAAAAAAGTTACGATTCTTTTTGCAGCAATAAATACCAAAGATATATCTAGTATGTTAACCATGCTTCGCGAAGCTGTGGATAATCGTCTCTATATGACAACGTTTGATTACCCATCTGCGGTACCGATTAGCAAGTATGTGGATAAGTTTCCAAGTGAACAACTACATGCAGACTGGCCAACAGCATTTGAAACATTAAAAGGTGAATTATCCCCAGACGATGTTTTGATTGTAACGGGTTCATTGTATTTCATTTCGCAAGTGAGAGACTATATAACAAAAAGTGAGGGAAACACGTGA
- a CDS encoding FAD-binding oxidoreductase → MEKQLEQINQLFETALPKNLTNKIIKPEDRDYHYVRSSYMGVGRPEIVVMAETNQDVVDTIAYVNELRKSMSEVPFSIRSGGHGMSGSSTNVGGVILDLSKMNAIEILDEAAGIVKIQAGAQWGQVAGTLAPHDLIITSGNFGDVGVGGIATSGGSGYFTRHQGLTIDHVIGATLITADGVIHELSETSEPELFWGLRGGGTQLGVAVDFTLQAHKVNSTTHDASVIQQHITYVTEDVEQFVANWGRWIKQAPQEMTSFLMIQKTPQNVYAVDARNVWANTDTERAVPELEKALAIDKIYDHSENMMSYADLIPYPQSIHIGQQKIKIANAIVDKVDASLGRAIKEVLETAHVVELRPLDGKVHEVGQDETAWAHRHRDGFLSVWMSPKSDDQLLAEFAPVMELATGMYGAYSSITTSEVSELAWPGKTGKRLKALKNQVDPEGVFNTGLQV, encoded by the coding sequence ATGGAAAAACAATTAGAACAAATCAACCAATTATTTGAAACAGCTCTACCTAAAAATTTAACCAATAAAATTATTAAACCTGAAGATCGTGATTATCATTATGTTCGTTCTTCTTATATGGGAGTAGGACGTCCAGAAATCGTCGTGATGGCAGAAACCAATCAAGATGTGGTGGACACCATTGCTTACGTGAATGAATTAAGAAAGTCGATGAGTGAGGTACCATTTTCAATTCGTAGTGGCGGTCACGGCATGTCAGGTTCTTCGACTAACGTTGGCGGTGTTATTTTAGATTTATCAAAAATGAACGCTATCGAGATTCTAGATGAAGCAGCCGGGATTGTGAAAATTCAAGCCGGTGCACAATGGGGGCAAGTAGCTGGAACATTAGCACCGCATGATTTAATTATTACAAGTGGTAATTTTGGCGATGTCGGTGTGGGAGGTATAGCAACATCAGGCGGTAGTGGTTATTTTACACGTCATCAAGGGTTAACGATTGACCATGTTATCGGTGCAACCTTAATTACTGCGGATGGAGTGATTCATGAATTAAGTGAAACCAGTGAACCTGAATTGTTTTGGGGCTTACGTGGTGGCGGCACGCAATTAGGAGTGGCTGTTGATTTTACTTTACAAGCGCACAAAGTTAATTCGACTACCCATGATGCATCGGTCATTCAGCAACATATCACTTATGTCACTGAAGATGTTGAACAATTTGTCGCGAATTGGGGACGTTGGATTAAACAAGCCCCACAAGAGATGACCAGTTTCTTGATGATTCAAAAAACGCCTCAAAATGTTTATGCGGTGGATGCGCGCAATGTTTGGGCAAACACTGATACCGAACGAGCTGTCCCTGAATTAGAAAAAGCCTTAGCAATTGATAAAATTTATGACCATTCTGAAAATATGATGTCTTATGCTGATTTAATTCCTTATCCACAATCTATTCACATTGGCCAACAAAAAATAAAAATTGCCAATGCGATTGTGGATAAAGTGGATGCTTCATTGGGGCGTGCGATTAAAGAGGTCTTAGAAACAGCTCATGTGGTGGAGTTACGCCCATTAGATGGGAAAGTTCATGAAGTTGGACAAGATGAAACTGCTTGGGCGCATCGTCACCGAGATGGCTTCTTATCAGTCTGGATGTCACCAAAGAGTGATGACCAGTTATTAGCTGAATTTGCGCCTGTGATGGAGCTTGCAACGGGGATGTATGGGGCTTATTCTTCAATCACGACATCAGAAGTTTCTGAACTTGCTTGGCCAGGGAAGACAGGTAAACGATTAAAAGCATTAAAAAATCAAGTGGATCCAGAGGGTGTGTTCAATACGGGTCTTCAAGTATAG
- the thiI gene encoding tRNA uracil 4-sulfurtransferase ThiI — protein sequence MLEYSEIMVRYGELSTKGKNRKQFIQQLARNVRAALQAHPNVKVSAMRDRMHLILNGENGQEIIDKLQYVFGIQSFSPAVKVEKDLDTIYAQSVALVQKVYQPGQSFKVNARRSDHEFELDTFALNREVGYHVIQAIPDIKVQMKQPDVELRVEVRLDAAYLSVETIKGAGGLPVGTSGRGMLMLSGGIDSPVAGYLAMKRGVEIEAVHFYSPPYTSEQALNKAKDLTVKLTPYVGNIQFITVPFTEIQEEIKAHIPSGYLMTVTRRFMMRLTDKIREERKGLAIINGESLGQVASQTLESMTAINAVTNTPVIRPVVTMDKNEIIEIAERIDTFDLAVMPFEDCCTIFAPPAPKTKPRLDKAEEYEKRLDIEALVQRAFDGMQVESISSTDSFLNAQPKEFEDLL from the coding sequence ATGTTAGAGTATTCAGAGATCATGGTTCGTTACGGAGAACTATCGACTAAAGGAAAAAACCGTAAACAATTTATTCAACAATTAGCACGAAACGTACGTGCTGCTTTACAAGCGCACCCTAATGTAAAAGTTAGTGCGATGCGTGATCGTATGCACTTAATATTAAACGGCGAAAATGGCCAAGAAATTATCGATAAATTACAATATGTGTTCGGTATTCAAAGTTTTTCACCAGCTGTTAAAGTCGAAAAAGACTTAGACACGATTTATGCACAGTCAGTGGCATTAGTACAAAAAGTTTATCAACCAGGACAAAGTTTCAAGGTCAACGCTCGTCGTTCGGACCATGAATTTGAGTTAGATACTTTTGCATTGAATCGTGAAGTTGGTTATCATGTTATTCAAGCCATTCCTGATATTAAAGTCCAAATGAAACAACCTGATGTTGAGTTACGTGTCGAAGTACGTCTTGATGCGGCTTATTTATCGGTTGAAACCATTAAAGGAGCTGGTGGCTTACCAGTTGGGACAAGTGGCCGAGGTATGTTGATGCTTTCAGGTGGCATTGACTCTCCTGTTGCAGGGTACTTAGCCATGAAGCGTGGCGTTGAGATTGAAGCTGTTCATTTCTATAGTCCTCCTTACACTAGTGAGCAAGCCTTAAATAAAGCCAAAGACTTAACAGTCAAATTAACCCCTTATGTTGGTAATATTCAATTTATTACGGTGCCATTTACCGAAATTCAAGAAGAAATCAAAGCCCATATTCCAAGTGGTTATTTAATGACAGTCACTCGTCGCTTTATGATGCGTTTGACGGATAAAATACGTGAAGAACGTAAAGGTTTAGCGATTATTAATGGGGAGTCATTAGGACAAGTAGCGTCGCAAACGCTTGAAAGTATGACTGCCATTAATGCGGTAACGAATACGCCGGTGATTCGTCCAGTCGTTACAATGGATAAAAATGAAATTATCGAAATCGCAGAACGTATTGACACGTTTGATTTAGCGGTCATGCCGTTTGAAGACTGTTGTACCATTTTTGCTCCACCTGCGCCAAAAACTAAACCACGCCTTGATAAAGCGGAAGAATACGAAAAACGTTTAGACATCGAAGCGTTAGTCCAACGCGCCTTCGACGGCATGCAAGTAGAAAGTATCAGTTCAACTGATAGCTTCTTAAACGCCCAACCAAAAGAGTTTGAAGACTTGTTGTAA
- a CDS encoding cysteine desulfurase family protein, with amino-acid sequence MIYFDNSATTAINKTVLDTYVKTSERIMGNPSSLHFLGTQASRLIQQARFQIAELLKVDEQEIFFTSGGTEGDNWVIKGTAIEKQSFGKHLIVSSIEHSAVSASAKQLEKLGFEIDFAPVDSRGFVDVEQLQALIRPDTILVSTMLVNNEIGSIQPIKAISDMLEAYPTIHYHIDAVQGLGKIPIHEWLTERVDFATFSSHKFHGPKGIGFIYWKQGRKLAALLNGGGQEKGKRSGTENVPGIVAMSRAVRLHLEDEDLKIQKQTRLRDYLIDSLKTFDKITLFSEANAEFAPHIVCFGIKGIKGEVLVHAFEEKDIIISTTSACSSRAHTAGSTLEAMNVPNDIAITAVRVSFSDQSTMMEVEKFLTTLKHLEQKFSKIN; translated from the coding sequence GTGATATATTTTGATAACAGTGCAACGACCGCAATCAATAAAACGGTTTTAGATACGTATGTAAAAACAAGTGAAAGAATCATGGGAAATCCTTCAAGTTTACATTTTCTAGGAACACAAGCGAGTCGATTAATTCAACAAGCACGCTTTCAAATTGCAGAATTATTAAAGGTAGACGAACAAGAAATCTTTTTTACTAGTGGTGGAACAGAAGGAGATAACTGGGTTATCAAAGGCACGGCTATTGAAAAACAATCTTTTGGAAAACATTTAATTGTCTCGTCAATTGAGCATTCAGCTGTTTCTGCGTCTGCGAAACAACTAGAAAAATTAGGCTTTGAAATTGACTTTGCTCCAGTAGACAGTCGTGGTTTTGTTGATGTCGAACAATTACAGGCCTTGATTCGACCAGATACGATTTTAGTGTCAACGATGCTAGTCAACAATGAGATTGGTTCCATTCAACCAATTAAGGCGATTAGCGACATGTTAGAGGCTTATCCAACGATTCATTATCATATTGATGCAGTCCAAGGATTAGGGAAAATTCCGATTCACGAATGGTTAACAGAGCGTGTGGATTTTGCAACGTTCTCATCACATAAATTCCATGGACCAAAAGGAATAGGGTTCATTTATTGGAAACAAGGGCGTAAATTAGCTGCGTTATTAAATGGTGGTGGACAAGAAAAGGGTAAACGTAGTGGAACAGAAAATGTACCCGGCATTGTGGCGATGTCACGGGCTGTGCGTCTGCATTTGGAAGACGAAGACTTAAAAATTCAAAAACAAACGCGTTTACGTGACTACTTGATTGATTCGTTAAAAACATTTGATAAAATTACGCTATTTAGTGAAGCAAATGCGGAGTTTGCCCCTCATATTGTGTGTTTTGGTATTAAAGGCATTAAAGGTGAAGTCTTAGTCCATGCGTTTGAAGAAAAAGATATTATTATTTCAACGACAAGTGCTTGCTCAAGTCGTGCCCACACAGCTGGTAGCACACTAGAAGCGATGAACGTGCCAAATGATATCGCCATTACCGCCGTTAGAGTAAGTTTTAGTGACCAATCAACCATGATGGAAGTTGAAAAATTCCTAACAACCTTAAAACATTTAGAACAAAAATTTTCGAAGATAAATTAG
- a CDS encoding redox-sensing transcriptional repressor Rex — protein MEKKEGAIPNATAKRIPLYYRYLKMLEESGVSRIKSKEFSKLIQVPSATIRRDFSHFGELGRSGYGYDVGYLLEVFSEILNTKVEKRIALVGVGNLGRALAHYNFKKNENLNIVSAFDNDPNVVGTKINDVMIQSMESLEAIIKKEAITTAILTVPSLNSQEVVDKVVAAGVTAILNFAPGRIKVPDHVKVQYIDLTTELQTLIYLDENFSNAKHMVG, from the coding sequence ATGGAGAAAAAAGAAGGAGCAATACCAAACGCAACAGCCAAAAGAATCCCATTATACTACCGCTACCTTAAGATGTTGGAAGAATCAGGTGTTAGCCGTATCAAGTCGAAAGAATTTAGTAAATTAATTCAAGTCCCCTCGGCAACGATTCGTCGTGATTTTTCTCATTTTGGTGAATTAGGTAGAAGTGGTTATGGTTATGATGTCGGTTACTTATTAGAAGTCTTTAGTGAAATCTTGAATACGAAGGTTGAGAAAAGAATTGCCTTAGTTGGTGTTGGGAATCTAGGTCGTGCGTTAGCTCATTACAATTTTAAAAAGAATGAAAATTTAAATATTGTGAGTGCATTTGATAATGATCCGAATGTTGTAGGAACTAAAATTAATGATGTTATGATTCAATCGATGGAAAGTTTAGAGGCAATAATTAAAAAAGAAGCTATCACAACGGCTATTTTGACCGTTCCTAGCTTGAATTCTCAAGAGGTAGTGGATAAAGTCGTAGCAGCAGGTGTAACAGCGATATTAAATTTTGCCCCTGGACGTATAAAAGTACCAGATCATGTGAAAGTTCAATATATTGATTTGACGACAGAGCTTCAAACGTTGATTTATTTAGATGAGAATTTTAGTAATGCTAAGCATATGGTGGGATAA
- a CDS encoding valine--tRNA ligase, with protein sequence MTEELNMSTKFDPKNVEADRYEKWLDGKYFRPSGDAEAEPYSIVIPPPNVTGKLHLGHAWDTTLQDIIIRHKRMQGYDTLWLPGMDHAGIATQAKVEEKLRAEGISRYDLGREKFLEKTWEWKDEYASHIREQWAKLGLSLDYERERFTLDDGLSDAVKKVFVQLYNKGLIYRGEYIINWDPQAKTALSDIEVIHKDVEGAFYHMTYEVAGSNGETVEIATTRPETLLGDTAVAVHPEDERYQHLIGKNVILPLVGKEIPVVADDYVEMDFGTGVVKITPAHDPNDFEVGNRHNLPRVNVMNDDGTMNDFYPAYEGMDRFAARKQIVKDLEAAGRLVKIEKMTHSVGHSERTGVVVEPRLSTQWFVKMEELAKRSIENQEGEDKVAFYPPRFNNTFIQWMENVHDWVISRQLWWGHQIPAWYHKETGEMYVGEEAPDDAENWRQDEDVLDTWFSSALWPFSTMGWPDEEAPDFNRYFPTSTLVTGYDIIFFWVSRMIFQSLEFTDRRPFNNVLIHGLIRAEDGRKMSKSLGNGIDPMDVIEKYGADALRWFLTTGSSPGQDVRFSYDKMDAAWNFINKIWNASRFVIMNLDGLKVEDISLEGNKSVADRWILTRLNETISEVNRLFDGFEFGEAGRHLYNFIWDDFCDWYIEMSKEVLYGEDEEQKHVTRSILAYVLDNILKLIHPIMPFVSEEIWEHVPHQGETLVTAPYPEVNADLNDETAAAGMEVLKELIRAVRNIRAEVGSPMSKPITLLIKTSDEASQTFLTENTSYIERFCNPESLEISPEIKAPELAMSAVIKGAEIFLPLADLINIEDEIKRLEKELDKWNKEVARVQGKLNNERFVSSAPEQVVEAERQKEVEYKERQASVQERINQLKKA encoded by the coding sequence ATGACAGAAGAATTGAATATGTCGACAAAATTTGATCCGAAGAACGTTGAAGCGGATCGCTATGAAAAATGGCTAGATGGAAAATATTTCCGTCCAAGTGGAGATGCGGAGGCTGAACCTTACTCAATCGTCATTCCACCACCAAACGTAACAGGTAAATTACACTTAGGTCATGCGTGGGATACAACGTTACAAGATATTATTATCCGTCATAAACGTATGCAAGGTTATGATACGCTATGGTTACCTGGGATGGACCATGCGGGTATCGCTACACAAGCGAAAGTTGAAGAAAAGCTACGTGCTGAAGGTATTTCTCGTTATGACTTAGGTCGTGAAAAATTCTTAGAAAAAACATGGGAATGGAAAGACGAATACGCTAGTCATATCCGTGAACAATGGGCTAAGTTAGGTCTATCGTTAGACTACGAACGTGAGCGTTTCACATTAGATGACGGTTTATCAGATGCTGTTAAAAAAGTTTTCGTTCAACTTTATAACAAAGGTCTGATTTATCGTGGCGAATACATTATTAACTGGGACCCACAAGCAAAAACAGCGTTATCTGATATCGAAGTTATCCATAAAGACGTGGAAGGTGCATTCTACCACATGACCTATGAAGTAGCGGGTAGTAACGGTGAAACGGTTGAAATCGCCACAACTCGTCCAGAAACATTATTAGGAGATACAGCGGTTGCGGTTCACCCTGAAGATGAACGTTACCAACACTTAATTGGTAAAAACGTGATTTTACCATTAGTTGGAAAAGAAATCCCTGTTGTTGCCGATGACTATGTGGAGATGGATTTTGGAACAGGTGTTGTTAAGATTACACCAGCCCATGACCCTAATGACTTTGAAGTCGGTAACCGCCATAACTTACCACGTGTTAATGTTATGAACGACGACGGTACCATGAACGACTTCTATCCAGCCTATGAAGGCATGGATCGTTTTGCTGCCCGTAAACAAATCGTGAAAGATTTAGAAGCAGCGGGACGTTTAGTTAAAATTGAAAAAATGACACACAGCGTTGGACACTCTGAACGTACGGGTGTGGTAGTTGAACCGCGTTTATCAACGCAATGGTTCGTTAAAATGGAAGAATTAGCGAAACGTTCGATTGAAAATCAAGAAGGTGAAGATAAAGTAGCATTTTATCCACCACGTTTCAACAATACCTTTATTCAATGGATGGAAAACGTTCATGACTGGGTAATTTCTCGTCAGTTATGGTGGGGACATCAAATTCCAGCTTGGTACCATAAAGAAACTGGTGAAATGTATGTAGGGGAAGAAGCACCCGATGATGCTGAAAACTGGAGACAAGATGAAGATGTGTTAGATACTTGGTTTAGTTCAGCCTTATGGCCATTCTCAACAATGGGCTGGCCAGATGAGGAAGCGCCTGATTTCAATCGTTACTTCCCGACTTCAACATTAGTAACAGGTTACGATATTATTTTCTTCTGGGTAAGTCGTATGATTTTCCAAAGTTTAGAATTCACTGATCGTCGTCCATTCAACAATGTCTTAATTCACGGTTTAATTCGTGCTGAGGATGGTCGTAAGATGAGTAAATCTTTAGGTAACGGAATTGACCCTATGGATGTTATCGAAAAATATGGTGCTGATGCGTTACGTTGGTTCTTAACAACTGGTTCATCGCCAGGACAAGACGTACGTTTTAGCTATGATAAAATGGACGCAGCTTGGAACTTCATTAACAAAATTTGGAACGCAAGTCGTTTTGTAATCATGAACTTAGACGGATTAAAAGTCGAAGATATTTCATTAGAGGGTAACAAATCAGTAGCGGATCGTTGGATCTTAACACGCTTAAACGAAACGATTTCTGAAGTGAACCGTTTATTTGATGGTTTTGAATTCGGTGAAGCGGGTCGTCATTTATATAACTTTATCTGGGATGATTTCTGTGACTGGTACATCGAAATGAGTAAAGAAGTTCTTTACGGCGAAGATGAAGAACAAAAACATGTGACTCGTAGTATTTTAGCGTACGTGTTAGACAATATTCTAAAATTAATTCACCCAATTATGCCATTTGTTTCTGAAGAAATTTGGGAACACGTGCCTCATCAAGGGGAAACTTTAGTGACAGCGCCATATCCAGAAGTGAATGCTGACCTAAACGATGAAACAGCAGCAGCGGGTATGGAAGTCTTGAAAGAATTGATTAGAGCGGTTCGTAACATTCGTGCTGAAGTTGGTAGCCCGATGTCTAAACCAATTACTTTATTAATCAAAACAAGTGACGAGGCGAGCCAAACATTCTTAACAGAAAATACAAGCTACATTGAACGTTTCTGTAACCCAGAAAGTTTAGAAATTTCACCTGAGATTAAGGCACCAGAATTAGCAATGAGTGCGGTCATTAAAGGGGCTGAAATCTTCTTACCTTTAGCTGATTTAATCAATATCGAAGACGAAATTAAACGTCTAGAAAAAGAATTAGATAAATGGAACAAAGAAGTAGCACGCGTTCAAGGTAAACTGAACAATGAACGTTTCGTTTCAAGTGCACCTGAACAAGTGGTTGAAGCTGAGCGTCAAAAAGAAGTGGAATACAAAGAACGTCAAGCAAGCGTTCAAGAGCGTATTAATCAATTAAAGAAAGCCTAA
- a CDS encoding septation ring formation regulator EzrA: MKTSTILFIFLTIIIIMALLYVVAVLMKRKNEEKLDELEERKVALFDLPVFEEVQEVKRMHLVGQSQNTFREWNQRWADISTAAFAELESKIFEVENLNDTFRFIKVKDSLENAFDTMDNMEKEVAAIRTGLKELKTSEERNSEAVQEALDKYEMIKETVKSSEKQFGPATENIKERVVSIENEFTQFVALNTSGDPMEARGVLESAEKHTQELEKIVEEIPPLYAKLDTEYPAQIKEIETGYKQMKQDNYRFPEINVEQEIADVQAKVTEANNILGKGLLTEVSNINKVIEEQIDHLYDVLETEIKGRDYVKTNLPTVSEYVTHVEKNNRQLMIELDHTSQSYALNNNELGRARGFQTKVEELGQEMTNLNEAVKNKEVVFSTAEKNLKDSFNILKEVEGQQVEISTALKDLRKDEKAAAGKIEGYEFQLKTLKRRVEKRRLPGIPQSYLDYFFVTSDRLEELTTELNRLRIDMTYINKLVGLVESDLDVLETKTDELIDSAALTEQMLQYANRYRHTHKNVADAMERSLMLFSQEFKYQEALDEIGVALEQVEPGAFKRIESYYYQSETEEI; the protein is encoded by the coding sequence ATGAAAACATCGACAATCCTTTTTATATTCTTGACGATTATTATCATTATGGCGTTGTTATATGTCGTAGCGGTATTGATGAAACGTAAGAATGAAGAAAAATTGGATGAATTAGAAGAAAGAAAAGTGGCACTATTTGATTTACCAGTTTTTGAAGAGGTTCAAGAGGTAAAACGAATGCACCTTGTTGGACAAAGTCAAAATACTTTCCGTGAATGGAATCAGAGATGGGCAGATATTTCGACCGCTGCGTTTGCTGAATTAGAAAGTAAAATTTTCGAGGTAGAGAATCTAAATGATACCTTCCGTTTCATCAAAGTCAAAGATTCATTAGAAAATGCTTTTGATACTATGGATAACATGGAAAAAGAAGTTGCGGCGATTCGTACAGGCTTGAAAGAATTAAAAACAAGCGAAGAACGAAACTCAGAAGCAGTACAAGAAGCGCTAGATAAATATGAAATGATTAAAGAAACGGTTAAATCATCAGAAAAACAATTTGGTCCAGCAACTGAAAATATTAAAGAGCGTGTTGTGAGTATTGAAAATGAATTCACACAATTCGTTGCTTTAAATACTTCAGGAGACCCAATGGAAGCACGTGGTGTCTTAGAATCTGCTGAAAAACATACACAAGAATTAGAAAAAATTGTGGAAGAAATCCCACCATTATATGCTAAGTTAGACACAGAATATCCTGCTCAAATTAAAGAAATTGAAACAGGCTACAAACAGATGAAGCAAGATAATTATCGTTTCCCAGAGATTAATGTGGAACAAGAAATTGCTGATGTTCAAGCGAAAGTAACAGAAGCTAACAACATTTTAGGTAAAGGCCTATTAACAGAAGTTAGCAATATTAACAAAGTAATTGAAGAACAAATTGATCATTTATATGATGTGCTAGAAACAGAAATTAAGGGTCGCGATTATGTGAAAACCAACTTACCGACAGTTTCTGAGTATGTCACACATGTTGAAAAAAATAATCGTCAATTAATGATTGAGTTAGATCACACCTCACAAAGTTATGCATTAAACAATAATGAATTAGGTCGCGCTCGTGGCTTCCAAACAAAAGTGGAAGAGTTAGGTCAAGAGATGACTAACTTAAACGAAGCAGTGAAAAACAAAGAAGTTGTCTTTAGTACAGCTGAGAAAAATTTAAAAGATAGTTTCAATATCTTAAAAGAAGTGGAAGGTCAACAAGTTGAAATCAGCACGGCGCTTAAAGATTTACGTAAAGATGAAAAAGCTGCCGCTGGTAAAATTGAAGGCTATGAATTCCAATTAAAAACATTGAAACGTCGTGTTGAGAAGAGACGTTTACCAGGCATTCCACAATCATACTTAGATTATTTCTTTGTCACGTCTGATCGTTTAGAAGAATTAACGACGGAATTGAATCGTTTACGTATTGATATGACATATATCAATAAATTAGTTGGTTTAGTTGAGTCTGATTTAGACGTATTAGAAACGAAAACAGATGAGTTAATTGACAGTGCTGCGTTAACGGAGCAAATGTTACAATATGCTAACCGTTATCGTCATACCCATAAAAACGTGGCGGATGCGATGGAACGTAGTTTAATGTTATTCTCACAAGAGTTTAAATATCAAGAAGCTTTGGATGAAATCGGTGTTGCTTTAGAACAAGTCGAACCTGGTGCTTTCAAGCGAATTGAATCATACTATTATCAAAGCGAAACAGAAGAAATTTAA